The Fragaria vesca subsp. vesca linkage group LG2, FraVesHawaii_1.0, whole genome shotgun sequence genome includes a window with the following:
- the LOC101299554 gene encoding nudix hydrolase 10-like, whose amino-acid sequence MGRWKDKNLVVAVMEDMLLVVQEKSGRLQGTGVWKIPTGVVDEGEDITVAAVREVKEETGIDAEFQEVLAFRQAHKSFFEKSDLFFVCMLRPLSFDIQKQDLEIEAAKWMSLEEYAAQPVTQKHGIFKCIHELCLAKVKGNYAGFSPLSVKSFFDDQLSYIYLNRQDIQSLTSSDQS is encoded by the exons ATGGGTAGATGGAAAGATAAGAATTTAGTGGTGGCGGTGATGGAGGATATG TTGCTTGTAGTCCAGGAAAAGAGTGGCAGGTTACAAGGAACTGGTGTGTGGAAAATTCCTACTGGAGTAGTTGATGAG GGTGAGGATATTACTGTGGCAGCTGTAAGAGAAGTGAAAGAAGAAACAGGA ATCGATGCAGAGTTTCAAGAGGTATTAGCATTCAG GCAAGCACACAAGTCATTTTTTGAGAAGTCAGATCTATTTTTTGTGTGCATGTTACGTCCTCTGTCATTTGACATCCAAAAGCAAGACCTGGAGATTGAGGCAGCCAAG TGGATGTCACTCGAGGAATACGCAGCTCAACCAGTCACCCAAAAACATGGGATCTTCAAGTGCATCCATGAGCTTTGCTTGGCAAAAGTAAAGGGGAACTATGCTGGATTTTCTCCACTGTCTGTAAAATCATTTTTTGATGATCAGTTGAGTTATATATATCTAAATAGGCAGGATATACAGAGCTTAACTTCTTCGGATCAGTCCTAG